The following proteins come from a genomic window of Brevibacillus antibioticus:
- a CDS encoding APC family permease, whose protein sequence is MNGRAELTRSLKLRHIVVIGLGYMAPMAVFDTFGIVSGDTGGHVPAAYAVTLLAILFTAASYGKMVRLFPSAGTAYTYTQQTIHPYAGFLVGWASLLDYLFLPMINALLTGVYLSSVFPDVSTAWWIIGFIVLVTGLNVFRVTVTASVNSILVLFQVVVVVLFAGLAIRGLMQGDGLGQVFNLRPFVSPDMSVTALLSGASILCFSFLGFDAVTTLTEETVDAKKTIPRGIMLVALAGGALFITASYFMQSLFPDVSVLSDPEAASAEIALFIGGTIFQLVFLAAALSSTLASGLVSVTSVTRLLYAMGRDGFLPRRWFGYVHPKLRTPLLNVLLVGALMLFALFMDLLTATSFINFGALIAFSFVNISVMAYYFRKQKNKHIKDWWGFVLSPLIGTTFIAFLWVNLETTSMMLGLLWTFIGLIYLLYLVKVKKSNLEMVKFEE, encoded by the coding sequence GTGAATGGGAGAGCAGAACTAACACGTAGTTTGAAGTTGCGACATATTGTCGTAATTGGACTGGGCTACATGGCCCCGATGGCCGTTTTTGACACCTTTGGCATTGTTTCTGGAGATACGGGGGGACACGTTCCTGCTGCTTATGCAGTCACACTTCTTGCGATCCTGTTTACGGCGGCAAGCTACGGAAAGATGGTACGGCTATTCCCATCAGCGGGAACCGCGTATACGTATACGCAACAAACGATTCATCCCTACGCAGGATTTTTGGTAGGGTGGGCGTCCTTGCTGGATTATTTGTTTTTACCGATGATTAACGCCTTGTTGACGGGAGTATACCTTTCATCCGTGTTTCCTGACGTGTCGACAGCGTGGTGGATTATTGGCTTCATTGTATTGGTGACGGGGTTAAACGTATTTCGTGTAACGGTAACCGCATCCGTTAACTCGATTTTGGTGCTGTTTCAAGTCGTGGTCGTCGTATTATTTGCCGGATTGGCGATTCGTGGTCTTATGCAAGGTGACGGGCTTGGGCAAGTATTCAACCTGCGTCCATTTGTGTCACCGGATATGTCTGTCACTGCACTGCTTTCAGGTGCGTCGATTCTTTGCTTTTCCTTCCTTGGCTTTGATGCCGTAACCACGTTAACGGAGGAAACCGTCGATGCGAAAAAGACGATTCCTCGCGGGATTATGCTCGTAGCACTCGCAGGAGGAGCGTTGTTTATTACGGCCTCTTATTTCATGCAATCATTATTTCCTGATGTTTCGGTATTGTCTGATCCAGAAGCGGCCTCTGCGGAGATTGCTTTGTTTATCGGAGGGACGATCTTTCAATTGGTGTTTTTGGCGGCAGCGTTGTCTTCGACTCTGGCATCCGGGCTCGTATCTGTTACGAGCGTGACACGCTTGTTGTACGCAATGGGACGAGATGGATTTTTGCCCCGACGCTGGTTCGGTTATGTACATCCGAAGCTGAGAACACCTTTGCTTAACGTCCTACTGGTCGGGGCGTTGATGCTGTTTGCTTTGTTTATGGATTTGTTAACAGCAACTTCCTTTATTAACTTCGGCGCACTGATCGCCTTTAGCTTCGTGAACATTAGCGTAATGGCGTACTATTTCCGCAAACAAAAGAACAAGCATATCAAGGATTGGTGGGGTTTCGTGTTGTCTCCCCTCATCGGGACAACGTTCATCGCCTTTCTGTGGGTCAACCTCGAAACAACGTCCATGATGCTGGGCTTGCTTTGGACTTTTATCGGCCTGATCTATTTGTTGTATTTGGTAAAGGTCAAGAAAAGCAATTTGGAAATGGTGAAGTTTGAGGAGTAA
- a CDS encoding GNAT family N-acetyltransferase, whose protein sequence is MGQYVVRESTRDDANFIEQRIVEYNESNVPFELTIPFSKINKHVRDEDGTIIAGINCVYYSWRCLYIDALWVRDDLRKSGLGSKLLLEIEDTAREYGIHLIHLDTFDFQAKDFYLKHGYEIHGVLNDCPLSHQRFYLQKRMD, encoded by the coding sequence ATGGGACAATATGTAGTCAGAGAAAGCACGAGAGATGACGCTAATTTTATTGAGCAAAGAATCGTTGAATACAATGAATCGAATGTTCCGTTTGAATTGACCATTCCTTTTTCGAAAATCAATAAACACGTTCGTGATGAAGATGGCACTATCATTGCGGGAATAAACTGTGTGTACTATTCTTGGAGATGTTTGTACATTGATGCTTTATGGGTCAGAGATGATTTGAGAAAGAGCGGATTGGGAAGCAAGCTTCTTCTTGAAATTGAAGACACAGCTAGGGAGTATGGCATTCATTTGATTCATTTAGATACTTTTGATTTTCAAGCAAAGGACTTTTATCTAAAACATGGGTACGAGATACATGGTGTACTCAATGATTGCCCTCTTTCCCATCAAAGATTTTACCTACAAAAGAGAATGGATTAG
- a CDS encoding alpha/beta fold hydrolase: MNEALFVHVNRLQIEGGTLEYGVTGKPDAPALLLLHGIRNTKLLFAPILPALAERYRVIAVDIRGHGNSVSHGSFSFEWIVTDLIQLLDAEQLEQVTIVAASFSAVPAQMLAIREPKRVASLVLLDGGYYSLGKVPGFNREKVVERLATTQFSSVEEAERQFAERYGTRVMPEGWMREELVKKEDGSYGYRLPREAFSTYFEEYSVHSQPELFRQLTCPVLLLLADDSLLSKEEQQFHRQAVAAYQGMVKQAKVKMIPEAQHLLMVTHPQETVKEIRDFLSK, translated from the coding sequence ATGAACGAAGCATTGTTCGTGCATGTCAATCGGTTGCAGATAGAAGGGGGCACGCTGGAGTACGGCGTAACAGGTAAGCCAGATGCACCTGCCCTGCTGCTTTTGCATGGCATTCGCAACACCAAGCTGCTGTTTGCGCCCATCCTACCAGCATTGGCAGAGCGATATCGGGTGATTGCGGTAGATATCCGTGGTCACGGGAATTCTGTGAGCCATGGTTCCTTTTCGTTTGAGTGGATCGTAACGGATTTGATTCAACTTTTGGATGCAGAACAGCTTGAACAAGTAACGATTGTCGCAGCGTCCTTTTCTGCTGTACCTGCCCAGATGCTTGCGATTCGCGAGCCCAAGCGCGTAGCTTCGCTCGTCCTTCTGGATGGAGGCTATTATTCCTTGGGAAAAGTGCCCGGGTTCAATAGGGAGAAGGTTGTCGAGCGGCTTGCTACCACGCAGTTTTCTTCTGTAGAGGAAGCAGAAAGGCAGTTCGCGGAGCGGTATGGTACGAGAGTAATGCCAGAGGGCTGGATGCGAGAGGAGCTTGTGAAAAAGGAAGACGGAAGCTACGGATACCGTTTGCCGAGGGAAGCGTTCTCGACTTATTTCGAAGAGTACAGCGTCCATAGCCAACCGGAATTGTTCCGACAGCTGACATGCCCCGTACTATTACTGCTGGCTGACGACAGCCTATTGTCAAAAGAAGAGCAGCAGTTTCATCGACAGGCAGTTGCCGCTTATCAGGGAATGGTGAAGCAGGCCAAGGTGAAAATGATACCAGAGGCCCAACACTTGCTGATGGTGACACACCCGCAAGAGACAGTAAAAGAAATCCGTGATTTTTTATCGAAATAA
- a CDS encoding gluconate 2-dehydrogenase subunit 3 family protein yields MADSNNVKEQPVSRRNFLKNSGLVLGSLVVGGVAGSLLRKPEPPAQPAAPPPAADYNQALMFFTPEQFKVVDAACERIYPEDELGPGAKALGAAYFIDHQLAGDWGFNAREYMQAPFFPGEITQGYQGRLKRREIFDIGLQEMNNYSNSTHGKRFYELPPEQQDAVLKAFETDELKLTTISASTFFNMLRASTIEGVYADPLYGGNKNMDGWKMKNFPGNQMAYTQLIDKPEFVKMAPLSLRDHQQH; encoded by the coding sequence TTGGCAGATTCAAACAACGTGAAGGAGCAGCCAGTATCCCGAAGGAACTTCTTGAAAAACTCTGGCCTGGTGCTCGGTAGCTTGGTCGTGGGTGGCGTGGCAGGGAGCTTGCTCCGCAAACCAGAACCTCCGGCGCAGCCAGCAGCACCGCCCCCTGCTGCCGATTACAATCAGGCGCTCATGTTTTTTACGCCTGAACAATTTAAGGTAGTGGATGCCGCTTGTGAACGCATTTATCCTGAGGATGAGCTGGGGCCCGGTGCGAAGGCACTCGGTGCCGCTTATTTCATTGACCACCAGCTAGCGGGTGATTGGGGCTTTAATGCTCGTGAATACATGCAAGCGCCCTTTTTTCCAGGTGAGATCACGCAGGGCTATCAAGGCAGGCTAAAACGTAGGGAAATATTCGATATCGGCCTTCAAGAAATGAACAACTACAGTAACAGTACCCACGGAAAACGGTTTTATGAACTCCCGCCAGAGCAGCAGGACGCTGTTTTAAAGGCTTTTGAAACAGATGAACTAAAATTGACGACCATTTCGGCGAGCACTTTTTTCAATATGCTGCGGGCCAGTACGATCGAAGGCGTTTATGCAGACCCTCTGTACGGAGGCAATAAAAATATGGACGGTTGGAAAATGAAGAATTTCCCAGGTAATCAAATGGCGTATACACAGCTGATCGATAAGCCTGAGTTTGTGAAGATGGCTCCCTTAAGTCTGCGGGATCATCAACAACATTAA
- a CDS encoding GMC family oxidoreductase: MAKKLPKVDVVIVGVGWGGGIIASELTKQGLTVVGLERGKERKTEDYFMVHDELRYALRYEMMQDLSKETITFRSKMNIRALPMRSYGSFLIGTGLGGAGIHWNGQTFRFLPYDFEIRSKTIERYGAKKIPEGMTIQDWGITYDQLEPYFDKFEKMAGIAGEENPLGGKRSSPYPIPPMRTTPSMKMFADAAKKKNLHPYILPSANLSQAYTNPDGVARAACQYCGFCERFGCEYGAKADPVVTVIPVAKKTGKFEIRTHSHVRRILHTGNKATGVLYTDVTTGEEFEQPADIVVMTSYVFNNARILLMSKLGKPYDPATGKGVIGKNYAYQVMRGGAVGFFDDKEFNNFAGAGSLGMCLDDYNGDNFDHSDLKFIHGANIAVTQTGFRPIGTNKVPPGTPSWGKDFKAASIKYTNRFISVGAQGASMPFRQHFLDLDPTYKDAFGDPLMRITYDFVDQDRELAAFCADKCAEIVKEMGANEKLEINRKLGPYDITPYQSTHNTGGVIMGASPETSAVNNYLQMWDAENVFVVGASAFAHNSGYNPTGTMGALSYRAAEGILKYRKSAGGMLV; the protein is encoded by the coding sequence ATGGCCAAAAAGCTGCCCAAGGTTGACGTCGTAATCGTGGGGGTGGGCTGGGGAGGAGGCATTATTGCTTCTGAGCTAACTAAGCAAGGTCTGACAGTAGTGGGTCTAGAGCGAGGCAAGGAGCGCAAAACGGAAGACTACTTCATGGTACACGACGAATTGCGTTACGCTCTTCGTTACGAGATGATGCAAGACTTGTCCAAGGAAACGATCACGTTCCGCAGTAAAATGAACATTCGTGCGCTTCCCATGCGGTCATACGGTTCCTTTTTGATCGGGACAGGACTCGGGGGAGCCGGTATCCACTGGAACGGACAGACCTTCCGCTTCCTGCCGTATGATTTCGAAATTCGCTCCAAGACGATTGAACGGTATGGGGCAAAGAAAATCCCTGAGGGAATGACGATCCAGGATTGGGGCATTACCTATGACCAACTGGAGCCGTACTTCGATAAGTTTGAAAAGATGGCGGGAATCGCAGGCGAGGAGAATCCGTTGGGGGGGAAACGCTCCAGTCCGTATCCGATACCTCCTATGCGTACGACACCGAGTATGAAAATGTTTGCGGATGCGGCTAAAAAGAAAAACCTGCATCCATACATCCTTCCATCAGCAAATCTCTCCCAAGCGTATACCAATCCAGACGGGGTGGCGCGGGCAGCTTGTCAATACTGCGGCTTCTGTGAAAGGTTTGGTTGCGAGTACGGAGCAAAAGCCGATCCAGTGGTGACGGTGATCCCGGTAGCGAAGAAGACAGGGAAGTTTGAAATTCGCACGCATTCCCATGTCCGCAGAATTTTACATACAGGGAACAAGGCGACAGGCGTCTTGTATACGGATGTCACGACAGGAGAGGAATTCGAACAGCCCGCCGATATTGTGGTGATGACCAGTTATGTATTTAACAACGCGCGAATCTTGCTTATGTCCAAGCTGGGGAAACCGTATGATCCAGCGACGGGAAAAGGCGTAATCGGAAAAAACTATGCCTACCAGGTCATGAGAGGAGGCGCGGTCGGCTTCTTCGACGACAAGGAGTTTAACAATTTTGCAGGCGCAGGCTCGTTGGGGATGTGTTTGGATGACTACAATGGTGATAACTTTGATCACTCCGATTTAAAATTTATCCATGGCGCAAATATCGCTGTCACACAAACCGGCTTCCGACCAATCGGCACGAACAAGGTACCGCCGGGAACGCCTAGCTGGGGCAAGGATTTCAAAGCTGCATCAATCAAATACACGAATCGATTCATATCTGTAGGTGCCCAAGGAGCTTCGATGCCATTTCGACAGCATTTCCTTGATCTGGACCCGACGTACAAGGACGCATTTGGTGATCCGTTGATGCGCATTACGTATGACTTCGTCGATCAGGATAGGGAGCTGGCCGCTTTTTGTGCAGATAAGTGCGCGGAAATTGTGAAAGAAATGGGTGCGAACGAGAAGCTCGAAATCAACCGCAAGCTCGGACCCTACGATATCACACCATACCAATCAACGCACAATACAGGTGGCGTCATCATGGGAGCCTCTCCAGAAACCTCGGCGGTTAACAACTACTTGCAGATGTGGGATGCGGAAAACGTATTTGTCGTTGGGGCTTCTGCCTTTGCGCACAACAGCGGCTACAATCCGACTGGAACGATGGGTGCTCTCTCCTATCGAGCGGCAGAGGGCATTTTGAAATACAGGAAAAGCGCGGGTGGCATGCTCGTATAA
- a CDS encoding trans-sulfuration enzyme family protein, whose product MTTNKWKMDTSIIHTAQTPCQKTGAVVSAVVPAVAYAFPDADSAAACVAGEREGTYYGRYGNPTITTLEQKIAALENGEAALGVSSGMAAISGALLAFLKQGDHVVCTRDVYGGSYKFLTTMAPRYGIVTDFVDCTDLQAVERAFLPNTKVLYIETPSNPCLTVLDISALSRLAHALGIVVIVDNTFLTPYLQRPLELGADVVVHSATKYLNGHGDVIAGFIVGKQEHIQFMRKNVMGDLGQNLNAWDAFLILRGLKTLGLRVRQHGKNAQAVAEFLAQHPAISHVYYPGLPSHPQHELAKRQMAGMGGIVSFEVKGGYEAAKSFINALHLAMISFSLGDPETLVQHPASMTHSSIPASERIKFNITDGLIRLSTGLEDVEDIIADLEQALASLPMAAASRG is encoded by the coding sequence ATGACGACAAACAAGTGGAAGATGGACACCTCCATTATTCATACAGCACAAACGCCTTGCCAAAAAACAGGAGCAGTCGTATCTGCGGTGGTTCCTGCCGTGGCCTACGCGTTTCCAGATGCAGACTCAGCAGCGGCGTGCGTGGCTGGGGAGCGGGAAGGAACGTACTACGGAAGATATGGCAACCCTACCATCACCACCTTGGAACAAAAAATCGCCGCATTGGAAAATGGTGAAGCTGCCTTGGGCGTAAGCAGTGGGATGGCAGCCATTTCGGGTGCTTTGCTCGCCTTTTTGAAGCAAGGTGATCATGTGGTGTGTACGCGAGATGTGTACGGGGGGAGCTACAAGTTTCTGACCACAATGGCCCCGCGTTATGGCATTGTGACGGACTTCGTCGATTGCACTGATTTGCAGGCAGTCGAGAGAGCTTTTTTGCCAAACACAAAAGTACTATACATTGAAACACCATCGAACCCGTGCCTGACTGTTTTAGATATCTCGGCGTTGTCCCGTTTGGCGCACGCACTTGGCATTGTGGTAATCGTGGATAACACCTTCTTAACGCCGTATTTGCAGCGCCCGCTTGAGCTAGGGGCCGATGTCGTCGTGCATAGCGCCACCAAATATTTGAACGGACATGGCGATGTCATCGCGGGCTTCATCGTAGGGAAGCAGGAGCATATCCAATTCATGCGCAAAAACGTCATGGGAGACTTGGGACAAAATTTGAATGCTTGGGATGCTTTCTTGATCTTGCGTGGGCTGAAAACACTCGGCTTGCGTGTCAGACAGCATGGGAAAAACGCGCAGGCAGTGGCGGAGTTTTTGGCGCAGCACCCTGCAATCTCGCACGTCTACTACCCTGGTCTACCTTCGCATCCGCAGCATGAGCTGGCCAAACGGCAAATGGCCGGAATGGGCGGGATCGTTTCCTTTGAAGTAAAGGGCGGCTACGAGGCAGCCAAATCTTTCATTAACGCTCTGCACCTGGCTATGATATCGTTTAGTTTAGGAGATCCCGAGACACTGGTACAGCATCCTGCCTCGATGACGCATTCCTCGATACCTGCCTCTGAGCGGATCAAGTTCAACATTACGGACGGTCTGATTCGCTTATCGACTGGCTTGGAGGATGTGGAGGATATCATCGCGGACTTGGAGCAGGCGTTGGCTAGTTTGCCAATGGCAGCAGCGTCCAGGGGCTAA